The following are from one region of the Candidatus Kapaibacterium sp. genome:
- a CDS encoding XRE family transcriptional regulator — MELQRLGQELRRLRERHDRTVTEMAQRLGISKAFLTLAEQGKRRLPLKVLRQLLAYYGSSLAALASPECTIARTVQGGRCWYPTNLLNIIADRALRGSALRLLRPVNAPDDSEWLELRLAGEQQLPPEGYWHFSTPIDGVVVEGNLLVEVPNDELLVRQGESFRIDAEQPHRYRNYTAYSIRALLLLHRPLL; from the coding sequence ATGGAGTTGCAGCGGTTGGGGCAAGAGCTTCGCCGCCTTCGGGAGCGGCATGATCGGACGGTCACCGAAATGGCTCAGCGATTGGGCATCTCCAAGGCATTCCTTACGCTCGCCGAGCAAGGAAAACGGCGCCTCCCACTGAAGGTACTGCGTCAGCTTCTAGCTTACTACGGCTCTTCATTGGCAGCTCTAGCAAGCCCAGAATGCACCATTGCGAGAACCGTCCAAGGCGGGCGGTGCTGGTATCCCACAAACCTTCTAAACATCATCGCCGACCGTGCCCTCCGGGGCAGCGCTCTGCGATTGCTTCGCCCCGTCAATGCCCCCGACGACTCAGAGTGGTTGGAGCTGCGCCTGGCTGGCGAACAGCAGCTACCTCCAGAGGGCTACTGGCACTTCTCTACTCCGATCGATGGCGTCGTCGTGGAAGGCAATCTGCTGGTGGAAGTCCCCAACGACGAGCTCTTGGTCCGACAGGGTGAGAGTTTCCGGATAGATGCTGAACAGCCCCATCGGTACCGCAACTACACGGCCTACTCCATCCGCGCCCTCCTACTCCTCCACCGTCCGCTGCTGTAG
- a CDS encoding glycerol-3-phosphate acyltransferase gives MEVVRLLSAVVGGYLIGCIPSAYWLVRWTTGQDIRRRGTGNVGAANAYEVTGKLWVGIVVALMDMLKGYSAVWLTTLPSGTAEFHVMATAAVMAVVGHNYNLFLGWAGGRGLAPAAGALIAMSWLPLLLWCLLWLTGYFAIRRNVHVGNMTGTIGTPILIATAPEPLVRLLLQVPCPSMLQHTLLIIALAFPIFLRHLQPIRELFRQEEP, from the coding sequence ATGGAAGTGGTCCGACTCCTCAGCGCCGTAGTGGGCGGGTACCTTATAGGCTGCATCCCCAGCGCCTACTGGCTGGTCCGCTGGACCACAGGTCAGGACATCCGGCGCCGCGGCACGGGCAACGTTGGAGCAGCGAACGCTTACGAAGTGACGGGGAAGCTCTGGGTAGGGATCGTCGTAGCCCTCATGGACATGCTGAAAGGCTACAGCGCTGTTTGGCTCACCACCCTTCCGAGTGGGACAGCCGAATTCCACGTAATGGCAACGGCAGCTGTTATGGCCGTCGTTGGGCACAACTACAACCTCTTCCTGGGTTGGGCTGGCGGCAGAGGTTTGGCTCCCGCCGCTGGAGCGCTCATCGCTATGAGCTGGCTTCCGCTACTGCTCTGGTGTCTCCTATGGCTGACGGGCTACTTCGCTATCCGTCGCAATGTGCACGTCGGGAACATGACGGGAACGATCGGCACGCCAATCCTCATTGCCACAGCTCCAGAACCCTTGGTGCGACTTCTCCTCCAGGTTCCCTGCCCCAGCATGCTCCAGCACACGCTCCTCATCATAGCGCTTGCCTTCCCAATCTTCCTGCGCCACCTACAGCCTATCCGAGAGCTCTTCCGGCAGGAGGAACCCTGA
- a CDS encoding SDR family NAD(P)-dependent oxidoreductase, whose translation MRLQGRVCLVTGASSGIGRAIALRFAQEGANLVLTARRQELLREVAREAQRLSPQSAIAVVPADLRKPEEIERLAEQAYQHFGDVDVVVNNAGIGYFAPATELELDCIEELWQVNVRAPILLTRLVLPRMLQRQQGTLLYVASLAGKYGVKGGSVYAATKFALRGFAESLFQEVRQANIRVVVLCPGSTATAFGGPTASAQKRILQPEDVAEIALAAVLLPVTATLSEVELRPTNP comes from the coding sequence ATGCGTTTGCAAGGCCGTGTCTGCTTGGTAACGGGAGCCAGTTCTGGAATTGGCCGGGCTATTGCACTCCGCTTTGCGCAGGAAGGAGCCAACTTGGTGTTAACAGCGCGGCGGCAAGAACTCCTCCGCGAGGTGGCTCGTGAGGCTCAGCGCCTCTCGCCGCAGAGTGCGATCGCTGTTGTCCCAGCGGACTTGCGGAAACCGGAAGAGATTGAGCGGCTTGCTGAACAAGCATACCAGCACTTCGGGGATGTGGACGTTGTGGTGAACAACGCCGGTATCGGCTACTTTGCGCCAGCCACCGAACTAGAGTTGGACTGCATAGAAGAGCTCTGGCAGGTGAACGTGCGGGCTCCGATACTACTGACGCGGCTGGTCCTTCCACGGATGCTTCAGCGGCAGCAGGGGACGCTCCTCTACGTTGCCTCGCTTGCGGGGAAGTATGGAGTCAAGGGGGGCAGCGTCTACGCCGCCACGAAGTTCGCTCTCCGTGGGTTTGCAGAATCGCTCTTCCAGGAGGTGCGGCAGGCAAACATCCGGGTTGTCGTGCTCTGTCCAGGGTCAACGGCTACAGCCTTCGGAGGACCAACAGCATCGGCCCAGAAGCGAATACTGCAGCCAGAGGATGTGGCCGAAATCGCTCTCGCAGCTGTCCTCCTGCCTGTAACGGCGACGCTGAGCGAGGTAGAGCTGCGTCCTACGAACCCTTGA
- a CDS encoding Maf family protein, with translation MAPPITPAGLLKLRRLVVLASRSPRRAELLRLLGIPFIIHPAQLAEPDDGTGMTPSEYVLSLAQRKAQAVARHARQPSFVLGADTTVVLEGTYLNKPTSADAARRMLHQLSGRTHEVYTGVVVICVPEMTVLSGVARTEVTFRSLSDEEIEAYVTSGSPLDKAGAYGIQDPFGAVFVESIRGCYYNVVGLPLGLVYQLLRQASYAPE, from the coding sequence ATGGCACCTCCGATAACCCCTGCCGGACTCCTCAAGCTCCGGCGCCTCGTAGTCCTCGCATCACGCTCACCCCGACGGGCCGAGCTACTGCGCCTCTTGGGGATTCCCTTCATTATCCACCCTGCGCAACTCGCAGAGCCTGACGACGGCACCGGGATGACGCCTTCGGAGTACGTACTCAGCCTGGCCCAACGAAAAGCGCAGGCCGTTGCTCGCCACGCTCGCCAACCTTCTTTCGTACTCGGGGCCGATACGACCGTCGTTCTGGAGGGCACCTACCTGAACAAGCCGACCTCTGCCGACGCTGCCCGTAGGATGCTCCACCAGCTCAGCGGCCGCACCCACGAGGTCTATACTGGCGTCGTGGTCATCTGTGTCCCTGAGATGACGGTCCTCAGCGGAGTAGCACGCACGGAGGTAACCTTCCGGAGCCTGAGCGACGAGGAAATAGAAGCCTACGTCACTTCCGGATCCCCACTGGACAAAGCAGGTGCCTACGGCATCCAAGACCCCTTCGGAGCTGTCTTCGTGGAAAGCATTCGTGGCTGCTACTACAACGTCGTAGGGCTCCCCCTAGGACTCGTCTACCAGCTTCTACGGCAGGCTTCCTATGCACCAGAGTGA
- a CDS encoding sugar ABC transporter permease, whose product MHQSERFFILLCLTPWVVTFAAFWLYPLLHAFGMSLMQYNALTGPQSFVGLQNYTTLWSDPLFWKALRNTAVLTLGTVPVTVSLALFLAVLIDSRSTRWRGLWQSTLLLPSVTSLVVLALVFTNLYARNGYANAVLASLGLPYPERGWLQEPATALPAIMLMDIWASVGYYTLLLLAGLQAIPREYEEVAFLAGANFWQRLRWVILPLLRPMLTFVLVLNTIKALQVFVEVYIMTRGGPLGATTTLVYLVFVNAFEHVDRMGYAAALAYVVFALIGLLAIVQLRLMRRQQWKWSDSSAP is encoded by the coding sequence ATGCACCAGAGTGAGCGCTTCTTCATACTGCTCTGCTTAACCCCGTGGGTGGTAACGTTCGCCGCCTTTTGGCTCTACCCGCTGCTCCATGCCTTTGGCATGAGCCTGATGCAGTACAACGCGCTTACAGGTCCCCAGAGCTTCGTCGGGCTGCAGAACTACACCACTCTGTGGAGCGACCCTCTCTTCTGGAAGGCTCTCCGCAACACGGCAGTCCTCACCTTGGGGACAGTCCCGGTCACGGTATCCCTAGCCCTCTTCTTGGCAGTGCTCATTGACAGCCGTAGCACGCGCTGGCGAGGGCTGTGGCAGAGCACGCTGCTGCTACCGTCGGTGACGTCGCTGGTGGTGCTGGCATTGGTGTTCACCAACCTCTACGCCCGCAACGGATACGCCAATGCTGTCCTTGCATCGCTGGGTCTACCTTACCCCGAACGTGGCTGGCTCCAAGAACCCGCCACTGCCTTACCGGCCATCATGCTCATGGACATCTGGGCATCCGTGGGATACTATACGCTACTCCTACTGGCAGGACTCCAGGCAATCCCTCGGGAATACGAGGAAGTTGCCTTCCTTGCCGGCGCTAACTTCTGGCAGCGACTCCGCTGGGTCATCTTGCCGCTCTTGCGTCCGATGCTGACCTTCGTGCTGGTCCTCAACACCATCAAAGCGCTCCAGGTGTTCGTGGAGGTCTACATCATGACCCGCGGCGGCCCTTTGGGTGCGACAACGACCCTGGTATACTTGGTCTTCGTCAACGCCTTCGAGCATGTCGACCGCATGGGCTACGCGGCAGCGTTAGCATACGTCGTATTCGCCCTCATTGGGCTGCTAGCCATTGTTCAACTCCGGCTCATGCGCCGCCAGCAATGGAAGTGGTCCGACTCCTCAGCGCCGTAG